One part of the Arabidopsis thaliana chromosome 1 sequence genome encodes these proteins:
- a CDS encoding thioredoxin family protein (thioredoxin family protein; FUNCTIONS IN: nucleic acid binding; INVOLVED IN: cell redox homeostasis; LOCATED IN: endomembrane system; EXPRESSED IN: 14 plant structures; EXPRESSED DURING: 10 growth stages; CONTAINS InterPro DOMAIN/s: Thioredoxin fold (InterPro:IPR012335), Thioredoxin, core (InterPro:IPR015467), Thioredoxin domain (InterPro:IPR013766), Thioredoxin, conserved site (InterPro:IPR017937), Polynucleotidyl transferase, ribonuclease H fold (InterPro:IPR012337), Thioredoxin-like (InterPro:IPR017936), Thioredoxin-like fold (InterPro:IPR012336); BEST Arabidopsis thaliana protein match is: Polynucleotidyl transferase, ribonuclease H-like superfamily protein (TAIR:AT5G65005.1); Has 15228 Blast hits to 15210 proteins in 2870 species: Archae - 230; Bacteria - 9375; Metazoa - 871; Fungi - 596; Plants - 1211; Viruses - 5; Other Eukaryotes - 2940 (source: NCBI BLink).), with amino-acid sequence MEKLRVLYRLILTITCLVCYGFNVGKCSEFDFLIETYVSSSSVPSCRVKCNYDASHHEGDVVSGLGWLIRNSQGTVLECGMGKFQGRMTPEEAECSALIWAIQATSAFGYTKVIFEGDNSNVNRLINTKSDNPRLKHYLDTIKSWIPSFTSTEFIFTHREQNQCADTLVKKAIKSSTQWSLFNCCPHFLYPIVLSILGQPHLNFADWSGLIAWLPLLLRITELNSQTPHVMVMFTARWCGPCRDMIPILNKMDSEYKNEFKFYTVNFDTEIRFTERFDISYLPTTLVFKGGEQMAKVTGADPKKLRELVKKYI; translated from the exons ATGGAGAAACTTAGGGTTTTGTACCGTTTGATACTGACGATAACGTGCTTGGTGTGTTACGGGTTTAATGTTGGGAAGTGTTCAGAATTCGATTTCTTGATCGAGACTTAcgtgtcatcatcatcagtgCCGTCGTGCCG AGTAAAGTGCAACTATGATGCTTCTCATCATGAGGGAGATGTAGTGTCCGGACTTGGATGGCTAATACGGAACTCCCAAGGGACGGTATTAGAGTGCGGCATGGGTAAATTCCAAGGCCGAATGACACCGGAAGAGGCTGAATGCTCGGCACTGATATGGGCAATACAAGCCACCTCCGCTTTTGGATATACAAAGGTAATATTTGAGGGAGATAACAGTAACGTTAATCGTCTGATAAACACAAAGTCAGATAACCCCAGGCTCAAACATTATCTCGATACCATAAAAAGTTGGATTCCAAGCTTTACATCAACGGAGTTCATCTTCACACACCGAGAACAAAACCAATGTGCTGATACGCTAGTTAAGAAGGCTATCAAGTCTTCTACTCAATGgtctttgtttaattgttGTCCTCATTTCCTTTATCC CATTGTTCTGTCAATACTAGGACAGCCACATCTCAATTTTGCTGATTGGTCTGGCCTCATTGCGTGGTTACCCCTCCTCCTACGGATTACAGAGCTTAACTCTCAAACGCCTCACG TAATGGTTATGTTCACAGCCCGGTGGTGCGGACCGTGTCGTGACATGATCCCCATACTGAACAAAATGGACTCGGAATACAAGAATGAGTTCAAATTCTACACAGTAAACTTTGACACAGAGATAAGGTTCACAGAACGTTTTGACATAAGTTATCTCCCGACCACTCTCGTCTTTAAAGGCGGTGAACAAATGGCTAAAGTCACCGGAGCTGACCCAAAGAAGTTAAGGGAACTCGTCAAGAAGTACATATGA
- a CDS encoding thioredoxin family protein, translating to MEKLRVLYRLILTITCLVCYGFNVGKCSEFDFLIETYVSSSSVPSCRVKCNYDASHHEGDVVSGLGWLIRNSQGTVLECGMGKFQGRMTPEEAECSALIWAIQATSAFGYTKVIFEGDNSNVNRLINTKSDNPRLKHYLDTIKSWIPSFTSTEFIFTHREQNQCADTLVKKAIKSSTQWSLFNCCPHFLYPIVLSILGQPHLNFADWSGLIAWLPLLLRITELNSQTPHGTSHYLLHLEGEKQ from the exons ATGGAGAAACTTAGGGTTTTGTACCGTTTGATACTGACGATAACGTGCTTGGTGTGTTACGGGTTTAATGTTGGGAAGTGTTCAGAATTCGATTTCTTGATCGAGACTTAcgtgtcatcatcatcagtgCCGTCGTGCCG AGTAAAGTGCAACTATGATGCTTCTCATCATGAGGGAGATGTAGTGTCCGGACTTGGATGGCTAATACGGAACTCCCAAGGGACGGTATTAGAGTGCGGCATGGGTAAATTCCAAGGCCGAATGACACCGGAAGAGGCTGAATGCTCGGCACTGATATGGGCAATACAAGCCACCTCCGCTTTTGGATATACAAAGGTAATATTTGAGGGAGATAACAGTAACGTTAATCGTCTGATAAACACAAAGTCAGATAACCCCAGGCTCAAACATTATCTCGATACCATAAAAAGTTGGATTCCAAGCTTTACATCAACGGAGTTCATCTTCACACACCGAGAACAAAACCAATGTGCTGATACGCTAGTTAAGAAGGCTATCAAGTCTTCTACTCAATGgtctttgtttaattgttGTCCTCATTTCCTTTATCC CATTGTTCTGTCAATACTAGGACAGCCACATCTCAATTTTGCTGATTGGTCTGGCCTCATTGCGTGGTTACCCCTCCTCCTACGGATTACAGAGCTTAACTCTCAAACGCCTCACGGTACAAGTCACTATCTTCTCCATTTGGAAGGAGAAAAACAATAG
- the CKS gene encoding Nucleotide-diphospho-sugar transferases superfamily protein, translating to MVIFRTICLFLCLTLSLTHRSKVMSVCSSSSSSQKTWIVNGILAGTAIAAAIGARAYLGRSKKFRSRVVGIIPARYASSRFEGKPLVQILGKPMIQRTWERSKLATTLDHIVVATDDERIAECCRGFGADVIMTSESCRNGTERCNEALEKLEKKYDVVVNIQGDEPLIEPEIIDGVVKALQVTPDAVFSTAVTSLKPEDGLDPNRVKCVVDNRGYAIYFSRGLIPYNKSGKVNPDFPYMLHLGIQSFDSKFLKVYSELQPTPLQQEEDLEQLKVLENGYKMKVIKVDHEAHGVDTPDDVEKIESLMRERNMS from the exons ATGGTGATTTTCAG AACAATCTGTCTTTTTCTCTGTCTCACTCTCTCACTCACTCACCGGAGCAAAGTGATGTCGGTGtgttcttcgtcttcttcttctcagaaaACATGGATTGTTAACGGGATCTTGGCCGGAACAGCGATTGCAGCCGCAATCGGCGCACGTGCTTATCTGGGTCGATCCAAGAAATTCCGGAGCCGGGTCGTCGGAATCATTCCCGCACGTTACGCTTCCTCTCGATTCGAGGGTAAGCCTCTCGTGCAAATCCTCGGCAAACCCATGATCCAG AGAACTTGGGAGAGGTCGAAGTTAGCTACTACGCTTGATCATATTG tTGTAGCCACTGATGATGAAAGAATCGCGGAGTGTTGTCGTGGATTTGGTGCCGATGTTATCATGACTTCAGAGTCTTGCAGAAATG GCACTGAGAGGTGCAACGAAGCGCTAGAAAAGCTGGAGAAGAAGTATGATGTCGTTGTTAACATTCAAGGAGATGAACCACTTATTGAGCCTGAGATTATAGACGGTGTAGTCAAAGCACTTCAG GTAACACCGGATGCAGTGTTTAGCACAGCGGTGACATCATTGAAACCAGAAGACGGGCTTGATCCTAACCGAGTTAAATGTGTGGTGGACAATCGTGGCTATGCTATCTATTTCTCAAGGGGTTTGATTCCTTATAACAA GAGTGGTAAAGTCAATCCAGATTTTCCGTACATGCTTCATCTTGGAATTCAG AGCTTTGATTCGAAGTTTCTGAAGGTATATTCAGAGCTTCAACCAACGCCATTGCAGCAAGAAGAGGATCTAGAACAGCTCAAAGTTCTTGAGAATGGCTACAAAATGAAG GTTATAAAGGTAGATCATGAAGCTCATGGAGTTGACACACCCGATGATGTCGAAAAGATTGAATCTTTAATGCGCGAAAGAAACATGTCCTAG
- the CKS gene encoding Nucleotide-diphospho-sugar transferases superfamily protein (KDSB; FUNCTIONS IN: 3-deoxy-manno-octulosonate cytidylyltransferase activity, nucleotidyltransferase activity; INVOLVED IN: lipopolysaccharide biosynthetic process; LOCATED IN: mitochondrion; EXPRESSED IN: 26 plant structures; EXPRESSED DURING: 13 growth stages; CONTAINS InterPro DOMAIN/s: 3-deoxy-D-manno-octulosonate cytidylyltransferase (InterPro:IPR004528), Acylneuraminate cytidylyltransferase (InterPro:IPR003329); Has 7496 Blast hits to 7495 proteins in 1549 species: Archae - 38; Bacteria - 4007; Metazoa - 8; Fungi - 0; Plants - 48; Viruses - 0; Other Eukaryotes - 3395 (source: NCBI BLink).), whose amino-acid sequence MSVCSSSSSSQKTWIVNGILAGTAIAAAIGARAYLGRSKKFRSRVVGIIPARYASSRFEGKPLVQILGKPMIQRTWERSKLATTLDHIVVATDDERIAECCRGFGADVIMTSESCRNGTERCNEALEKLEKKYDVVVNIQGDEPLIEPEIIDGVVKALQVTPDAVFSTAVTSLKPEDGLDPNRVKCVVDNRGYAIYFSRGLIPYNKSGKVNPDFPYMLHLGIQSFDSKFLKVYSELQPTPLQQEEDLEQLKVLENGYKMKVIKVDHEAHGVDTPDDVEKIESLMRERNMS is encoded by the exons ATGTCGGTGtgttcttcgtcttcttcttctcagaaaACATGGATTGTTAACGGGATCTTGGCCGGAACAGCGATTGCAGCCGCAATCGGCGCACGTGCTTATCTGGGTCGATCCAAGAAATTCCGGAGCCGGGTCGTCGGAATCATTCCCGCACGTTACGCTTCCTCTCGATTCGAGGGTAAGCCTCTCGTGCAAATCCTCGGCAAACCCATGATCCAG AGAACTTGGGAGAGGTCGAAGTTAGCTACTACGCTTGATCATATTG tTGTAGCCACTGATGATGAAAGAATCGCGGAGTGTTGTCGTGGATTTGGTGCCGATGTTATCATGACTTCAGAGTCTTGCAGAAATG GCACTGAGAGGTGCAACGAAGCGCTAGAAAAGCTGGAGAAGAAGTATGATGTCGTTGTTAACATTCAAGGAGATGAACCACTTATTGAGCCTGAGATTATAGACGGTGTAGTCAAAGCACTTCAG GTAACACCGGATGCAGTGTTTAGCACAGCGGTGACATCATTGAAACCAGAAGACGGGCTTGATCCTAACCGAGTTAAATGTGTGGTGGACAATCGTGGCTATGCTATCTATTTCTCAAGGGGTTTGATTCCTTATAACAA GAGTGGTAAAGTCAATCCAGATTTTCCGTACATGCTTCATCTTGGAATTCAG AGCTTTGATTCGAAGTTTCTGAAGGTATATTCAGAGCTTCAACCAACGCCATTGCAGCAAGAAGAGGATCTAGAACAGCTCAAAGTTCTTGAGAATGGCTACAAAATGAAG GTTATAAAGGTAGATCATGAAGCTCATGGAGTTGACACACCCGATGATGTCGAAAAGATTGAATCTTTAATGCGCGAAAGAAACATGTCCTAG
- a CDS encoding RING/U-box superfamily protein (RING/U-box superfamily protein; FUNCTIONS IN: zinc ion binding; LOCATED IN: endomembrane system; EXPRESSED IN: stem, root, pollen tube; CONTAINS InterPro DOMAIN/s: Zinc finger, RING-type (InterPro:IPR001841); BEST Arabidopsis thaliana protein match is: RING/U-box superfamily protein (TAIR:AT3G05200.1); Has 7798 Blast hits to 7782 proteins in 267 species: Archae - 0; Bacteria - 0; Metazoa - 1988; Fungi - 493; Plants - 4367; Viruses - 30; Other Eukaryotes - 920 (source: NCBI BLink).), translating to MSSEEDDAISLISVLGLAVFIGLCILLVVLIATSALILVIYVIIDCILRPFLGTCLDLDLEIGVQRGQQRARIVTYHTIISTGLRLPDFEREGKKRGLKQSVIETLLPKLLVGQGNHEEDEEKSLESRECAICLSGYVVNEECRVFPVCRHIYHALCIDAWLKNHLTCPTCRKDLPES from the coding sequence ATGAgctcagaagaagatgatgcgATTAGTCTCATCAGCGTTCTTGGTCTCGCTGTTTTCATCGGTCTCTGCATCTTGCTCGTTGTTCTCATTGCAACCTCAGCTCTCATTCTTGTAATCTACGTCATCATCGATTGCATTCTGCGACCATTCTTAGGAACATGTCTCGACCTAGATCTCGAAATCGGAGTACAAAGAGGCCAACAACGTGCTAGAATCGTTACCTACCACACAATCATCTCGACCGGTCTACGGTTACCAGATTTcgagagagaaggaaaaaagcGCGGGCTGAAACAAAGCGTGATCGAAACCCTACTACCGAAGTTGCTTGTTGGACAAGGCAACCatgaggaggatgaagaaaagTCACTAGAATCAAGAGAATGCGCGATTTGTCTCAGTGGTTATGTCGTTAATGAAGAATGCAGAGTATTTCCTGTTTGCAGACATATCTATCATGCGCTTTGTATCGACGCTTGGCTTAAGAATCATCTCACATGTCCTACTTGTCGTAAAGATCTACCAGAATCATGA